A region of the Acidimicrobiales bacterium genome:
GACAGGCGGTTCGGCGCCGGGACCTCGAACGTGATGCCGTCGGGCGCCTCGAAGACGACCGGGTGGCTGTAGCCCAGAGCCAAGTCCAGCTTGGTGGGGCCCTGTGCCGTGGCGCGGTAACCGACGCCGACGATCTCGAGCTCCTTGGTGTAGCCCTCGGTGACGCCGACGACCATGTTGTTCACCAGCGAGCGGACGAGCCCGTGGAGCGCGCGGTTCTCGCGCTCGTCGTCGGGACGTTCGACCAACAGCGTGTCGGCGTCCTGGCGCACCGTGATGGCGCCCGGGATCGGGCGCTCGAGCGTGCCCTTCGGGCCCTTCACGGTGATCCGCTGGTCGGCGACGGTGACGTCGACGCCGCTCGGGACGGGGATGGGGGCTTTACCGATTCGCGACATCGCAGATCACCACACGAAGCACAGGATCTCGCCGCCGACGCGACGCTTGCGGGCGTCGCGGTCGGTCATGAGCCCCTGGCTGGTCGAGACGATGGCCACGCCGAGGCCCCCGACGACGCGGGGCACCTTCTGGGCGGCCGAGTACACACGCAGGCCCGGCTTCGACACGCGCCGGAGACCGGAGATCGTGCGCTCACGGTCCGACGAGTACTTCATCGTCACCGTCAACGTGCGACCGGGTCCCTTCGGGTCGTCGGTCACCTCGAAGCCGGCGATGTAGCCCTCCTTCAACAAGATGGCGGCGAGCGCCTCCTTGAGTTTGGAGGACGGCATGCGGACGTCGTCGTGCATCGCCTGGTTGGCGTTGCGGATCCGAGTCAGCATGTCGGCGATGGGGTCGGTCATGGTCATTGCGTCGAACCTCCCCGTCAGCTTCCCTTGGTCACGCCGGGGACCTCACCGGCGTGGACGAGCTCGCGAAGACAGACGCGGCACAACATGAACTTGCGGAACACGGCGCGCGGCCGACCGCAGCGACGGCACCGCGTGTAGCCGCGGACCTTGAACTTGGGGGTGCGCTGTTGCTTTTGGATGAGCGCCTTCTTGGCCATTACTGCCCCTCGCGCTTGAACGGGAAGCCGAACGCGGCCAGCAGGGCGCGGCCTTCGGCGTTGGTGCGTGCCGTGGTGACGATGGTGATGTCCATCCCTCGGATCGTGTCGACCTTGTCGTAATCGATCTCCGGGAAGATGAGTTGCTCGGTGACACCGAACGTGTAGTTGCCCCGGCCGTCGAAGCTGTCGGCGGGCAGGCCGCGGAAGTCACGCACCCGCGGGATCGCCAACGTGATCAGCCGGTCGAGGAACTCCCACATCCGGTCGCCTCGCAAGGTGACCTTGGCGCCGATCGCGTTGCCTTCGCGGAGCTTGAAACCAGCGATCGACTTCTTGGCCCGGGTGACCACGGGCTTTTGGCCGCTGATCACCGTGAGATCGGCGACCGCGCCGTCGAGCAGCGACTGCTGCTGCAGCGCCGCCCCGACGCCCATGTTGATCACGACCTTCTCGAACCGGGGCACTTCCATAATGTTGCCCAGGCCCAGCTCTTCTCTGAGCTTGGTGCGGATCTCATCTTGGTAGCGCTGCTTGAAGCGCGGCAGCGTCGCGGTGTCAGCCATCAGAGCTCAGCTCCTGTGCGGCGACAGACGCGCACCTTGGTGCCGTCGTCGTTGATCTTGTAGCCGACCCGGGTTGGCCGACCGTCTTTGGGGCTGATCAGCGCCAAGTTGGAGACGTGGATCGGCATGTCCTTGTCGATGATGCCGCCCGGCTCGTTCATGTTCCGGGCCTTTTGGTGACGGCGGGCGACGTTGATGCCGTCGACGATCACCCGATTGCGCTCGGGGATCACCCGCGACACGACGCCTTCTTTGCCCTTGTCCTTACCCGTGAGGACCTGGACGCGGTCACCCTTGCGGATCTTGAGACCGGACATCACAACACCTCCGGCGCGAGCGAGACGATGCGCATGAACCGCTTGTCGCGCAGCTCCCGGCCGACGGGACCGAAGATGCGGGTGCCTCGCGGCTGTTGCTGCTCGTTGATGAGCACCGCCGCGTTCTCGTCGAACCGGATGTACGAGCCGTCGGGGCGACGCTTCTCCTTCTTGGTGCGCACGACGACGCACCGGACGACCTCGCCCCGCTTGACCGCGGCGCCGGGAATGGCGTCCTTCACGGTGGCCACGAAGACGTCACCGATCGAGGCGTAGCGCCGCTTGGAGCCCCCCAGCACCTTGATGCACAAGACTTCCTTGGCACCCGAGTTGTCTGCGACCTTCAGTCGCGTCTCTTGCTGGATCATCGGATCAACCCCAACGATGCTTGTTGCACGAGCCGCGCACGGCTCGTGGCGGCACCCGAGTTGTCTGCGACCTTCAGTCGCGTCTCTTGCTGGATCATGGGGTCACTTCGCCCTTTCCAGCACTTCGAGCAGGCGCCAGCGCTTCAGCTTCGACAGCGGACGGGTCTCGGCCACGCGAACCCGGTCGCCGACGTTGAGTTGGTTCTCCTCGTCGTGCACGT
Encoded here:
- the rplF gene encoding 50S ribosomal protein L6, whose amino-acid sequence is MSRIGKAPIPVPSGVDVTVADQRITVKGPKGTLERPIPGAITVRQDADTLLVERPDDERENRALHGLVRSLVNNMVVGVTEGYTKELEIVGVGYRATAQGPTKLDLALGYSHPVVFEAPDGITFEVPAPNRLSVKGIDKEVVGQVAANIRALRKPEPYKGKGIRYAGERIIRKAGKAAK
- the rpsH gene encoding 30S ribosomal protein S8, which encodes MTMTDPIADMLTRIRNANQAMHDDVRMPSSKLKEALAAILLKEGYIAGFEVTDDPKGPGRTLTVTMKYSSDRERTISGLRRVSKPGLRVYSAAQKVPRVVGGLGVAIVSTSQGLMTDRDARKRRVGGEILCFVW
- a CDS encoding type Z 30S ribosomal protein S14; translation: MAKKALIQKQQRTPKFKVRGYTRCRRCGRPRAVFRKFMLCRVCLRELVHAGEVPGVTKGS
- the rplE gene encoding 50S ribosomal protein L5, producing the protein MADTATLPRFKQRYQDEIRTKLREELGLGNIMEVPRFEKVVINMGVGAALQQQSLLDGAVADLTVISGQKPVVTRAKKSIAGFKLREGNAIGAKVTLRGDRMWEFLDRLITLAIPRVRDFRGLPADSFDGRGNYTFGVTEQLIFPEIDYDKVDTIRGMDITIVTTARTNAEGRALLAAFGFPFKREGQ
- the rplX gene encoding 50S ribosomal protein L24; amino-acid sequence: MSGLKIRKGDRVQVLTGKDKGKEGVVSRVIPERNRVIVDGINVARRHQKARNMNEPGGIIDKDMPIHVSNLALISPKDGRPTRVGYKINDDGTKVRVCRRTGAEL
- the rplN gene encoding 50S ribosomal protein L14, which produces MIQQETRLKVADNSGAKEVLCIKVLGGSKRRYASIGDVFVATVKDAIPGAAVKRGEVVRCVVVRTKKEKRRPDGSYIRFDENAAVLINEQQQPRGTRIFGPVGRELRDKRFMRIVSLAPEVL